Below is a window of Pseudochaenichthys georgianus unplaced genomic scaffold, fPseGeo1.2 scaffold_459_arrow_ctg1, whole genome shotgun sequence DNA.
catttcacgacctgtgtagactggctttcttacccattaggtacaccgacaaagccacctcttcggggccgctccaagacccccaaaacaaggacgcagcagccccagcatctctccctgacatgagcaaacaggttatttcaaacttccatgacataccccggggaaaagcacctctctgtggccgctccaagacccccaaaacacggactaaggagctccaggatccctccctgccttgagaaaacaggctagttcacacttacattacgtacaccgacaaagccacctcttcggggccgctccaagacccccaaaacacggacgcagcagccccagcatctctccctgacatgagcaaacaggttatttcagacttccatgacataccccggggaaaagcacctctctgtggccgctccaagacccccaaaacacggactaaggagctccaggatccctcccatgtacctccagaacctcgagcaccttgggtccccgggcccccgaacttaagcactcccccacggactaaaccaagatgatcacaccctcaagaatctcgtgcccctgggaatcttaaaggggggtctactttgcggtgctttaccgtccgcccatcagcacccatagtcggccttcctcacagcagcagcacccaacctccatggaggatgtttctcgtgcccctggctacacttaaagggggtctactttgcggtgctttaccgtccgcccatcagcacccatagtcggccttcctcacagcagcagcacccaacctccatggaggatgtttctcgtgcccctggctacacttaaagggggtctactttgcggtgctttaccgtccgcccatcagcacccatagtcggccttcctcacagcagcagcacccaacctccatggaggatgtttctcgtgcccctggctacacttaaagggggtctactttgcggtgctttaccgtccgcccatcagcacccatagtcggccttcctcacagcagcagcacccaacctccatggaggatgtttctcgtgcccctggctacacttaaagggggtctactttgcggtgctttaccgtccgcccatcagcacccatagtcggccttcctcacagcagcagcacccaacctccatggaggatgtttctcgtgcccctggctacacttaaagggggtctactttgcggtgctttaccgtccgcccatcagcacccatagtcggccttcctcacagcagcagcacccaacctccatggaggatgtttctcgtgcccctggctacacttaaagggggtctactttgcggtgctttaccgtccgcccatcagcacccatagtcggccttcctcacagcagcagcacccaacctccatggaggattttgctcgtgcccctggctacacttaaagggggtctactttgcggtgctttgccgtccgcccatcggcacccatagtcggccttcttcacagcagcagcacccaacctccatggaggattttgctcgtgcccctggctacacttaaagggggtctactttgcggtgctttgccgtccgcccatcggcacccatagtcggccttcttcacagcagcagcacccaacctccatggaggattttgctcgtgcccctggctacacttaaagggggtctactttgcggtgctttgccgtccgcccatcggcacccatagtcggccttcttcacagcaccacctgccctgctggaggttcacactttaactttttttaccctcttctaccttacaaatcatcccacacttgagcactcctcactcggactaaacacctacatgctaccaccagaaccagaatatcgtgcccctggggatcttaaaagaagaaaacccatagtgggattaaaaacagaacacttagtaattttaacaaactttatttacagtaatattgacagtaataaataaattcaaacaggatataacgtatttacaaggggactgattacaacaacacactgcatatttacaagttgatcactggcaacagtgggtgaagttggggcagagtatggcaccctctcttcacccatgtctgaggggttgtgttcggccagtgactggtccctcttcgggacatgtcttggtagggagtcttggtagggagccgggctgtgctcctctccagagttgtcactgtcgatgtcaatacccgcaaaagtgtcttcatttcccgctgctgctgctgctgtcgatgccgccgccgctgcttgaagtgactgtgtgaagagcaaccgaatgtccgcagcctccttcaaagaaggattattcgcgtaaaatttgtccgcagttgcagtgttgtgacacatgaaatcactcactctttggcggttgcctttgtcttgaaacctcttcgcattatcggcgtggactgtgcggaggtcggtgaagttaatgggactgcggagccccacatcagcccatgccaacctcagggagtaggcaagcttcctgaacgggttcttcccctctgtgtacagaaagtaacggctctgggtgcaggtcagcgtacccttaatttccagccacctcttcatccatccaaattcttctacggtgaggtacagctgcgcctccccgaacgcgttggccgtcttgtggttacttacctgttatgacagagatagagagtgtcaatacaatgtcaatcatgcatataactgccagaataaatacattgattaatagcactcacatgaaccaggtagccgaaggcagtgccagttgtatccgcctttcggacctcggcgttggtcatgttggagtagacccccggacggtggccataaatgcagctccaatgaagagtcatatacccatagagcagtgtccgggtcgcggtagtcggattgctggccatcacatccaggagctgagggatgcgagtggtggtcgaagtcaagcatgtcattaggtcgttgtggctcggcagaccttccatcttgtcacgcttcacttgcatctggtggataagtacttttctcttcagggacttcaggatggcaactacttcccgtttgattaaaatcatgtccgtttggctgagcctgctccccttgcacggtgtgtcggccatgtacttgagaaagtgtgatatattcttgatgtagaagtcggaggtcgtgacctgaaggcttgacttcatcaggctccgggaccacccgcgtatcctcttgagatccctcaaaaagagccagtcagacaggcgattgaaaccgtgtgccatgaaactgaggaacgacttcactctgcttagtttggagactgtgttttcctggagcctcactggtgggtcgatacctgcataatgctcccggtatccttgcagatactcctctgtgaaatataaacagtactttaatgacaacacatgatgtgttacagaaactgcatgtgtcacatagccaaaacacttacccatgatccgtgggaatgttatgtcccgcattatatttccccggcccctgccccggaaccagggggaatttatgggaggggaggttgacgaggcctcggtatggatggatgcaggctctgaggagctgggtgaatgggtgtgagagccagtgggggacttgctgcaggcgggaaaagggagacgtgctgcaggcgggaatgggagacgtgctgcaggcaggaatgggagacttgctgcaggagggacctttcgacttggacagcctcgttggtgtcgactctggtcggggtcgtttcttcagaatgacccgctctcgttcctccccatcgaacgcgggcatgtccccggcccgctgatccatcctctgtcgcttgtcctttatcctctgctgcaacttgcagcgcagggatttcacctcagcagcatatatgtcccgctgagccctcactgcgttagcctccagcctccattctttgcagtccgggttgtcacattcattcaccggggacaagggtggaggttgtgacagtatatcgtcgtctgccaccgtgtcaacagcccaagcggtaatcatttctattgtggggtttgtcattcggagttcataaagctccttcttggccactgtcattttcatttgattttgaaccacatgtagttcctcccgggccagctcaacatggtctctggccaagtggcgatccagccttgtgccgtggtactcgcatcccagaatggtacagggatggagcctaatgttggtccgtccgttggccaacaacagcagaatttttctttcatccaagttacgcacaccatggttcctctgtaggtgcttgctcagggcacggtaggagctattgcagatcggacaacggaccgccatccgacctgtattcttgagcatttcggtaccggaaaatgtcaccagaatcgtgggtaaaaaagaaggaagcgtgaaaagactcacgaaagacgcactcagcttattttcaaatctgtgtttgttttcatttgcatcatggtgcggtgtcccatttaggcactcgttaggcgggcagagatccctgtaatctcccctcacgttcctccagagtctgattctcccaaaggatacccgacagtttcgggtacgacccagagggcgcacggtggacggccagggcgaggccgccacaccgcgctggagtcagggtcccggtgaggcacaggacggagcacccggcagtagcctccagcagacccccgcgcggttccctcatccctcagaagaggtggagaggcggaggggtgggtcttttcatctgctggcgggttgccgggataacagtatcctccggggaggcattgaacccttctcaactgccccccggaggaggcaggggagtcaggtacccagagggtggacggccagggcgaggccgccacaccgcgctggagtcagggtaccggtgaggcgcaggacggagcacccggcagtagcctccagcagacccccgcgccgttccctcgtccctcagaagaggtggagaggcggaggggtgggtcttttcatctgctggcgggttgccgggataacagtatcctccggggaggcattgaacccctctcaactgccccccggaggaggcaggggagtcaggtacccagagggtggacggccagggcgaggccgccacaaccagagaaccagaaaaaaggggtgaaatgggaaaaaagtaccccaaaatagtgttccataaggcgggtagagtcccctgacaactccccatacctttctccagggtgggaacaagtttaagtcaacttttggaagaaccagagaaaagggtgaaaatggataaattgtatccgaaaatagtgttccaaaaggcaggtagagtcccctgacaactccccatacctttctccagggtgggaacaagtttaagtcaacttttggaagaaccagagaaaagggtgaaaatggataaattgtatccgaaaatagtgttccaaaaggcaggtagagtcccctgacaactccccatacctttatccagggtgggaaaaagttaaagtcaacttttggaagaaccagagaaaagggtgaaaatggataaattgtatccgaaaatagtgttccaaaaggcaggtagagtcccctgacaactccccctacctttctccagagtcggaaaaagtataagttaactttttggaagaaccataaaaaggggtgaaaatggataaaatgtatcccaaaatagtgcctcttgaggcgggtagagtcccctgacaactccccttgcattcctccagacaccagtttgaaaacttaaagttttgtgagaaccatgattgggggtcctccaggcaacaatttcatccgatccaaagtgctcatgaggcggatacattcctccatgatttccccatcatgtgaaaatagctcgtttttttctaagtgctctcaaaaaccgggtttccgatttcatgcagatggtagcttggaaaagatgaatgaaaattttggacggaggaggggagctctcgtttcccctctccgttgtaaattgcaacgggggagtgcaaaagtctccggggcttcgttccgaagcgccgaagacttgaccccctcccccgttggcacttagccgtttttcaagaattttcaaaaacttcatttttgattattttaacatataattgaccgttttctttacttttttttgctttccacgggtggaggcgcatggcaggccgcatatgagcttccaaattcggcctggaacgtccgggaattatgggttaagctccatatactgacgactcccattaaaagtgattgaaatgtacaggaatctgtccatttcaatcacatttgacgacgcatgcagggtgaccctggctacacttaaagggggtatactttgcggtgctttaccgtccgcccatcagcacccatagtcggccttattcacagcagcaacacccaacctccatggaggatgtttctcgtgcccctggctacacttaaagggggtatactttgcggtgctttaccgtccgcccatcagcacccatagtcggccttattcacagcagcaacacccaacctccatggaggattttgctcgtgcccctggctacacttaaagggggtatactttgcggtgctttaccgtccgcccatcagcacccatagtcggccttcttcacagcagcagcacccaacctccatggaggatgtttctcgtgcccctggctacacttaaagggggtatactttgcggtgctttaccgtccgcccatcagcacccatagtcggccttattcacagcagcaacacccaacctccatggaggattttgctcgtgcccctggctacacttaaagggggtatactttgcggtgctttaccgtccgcccatcagcacccatagtcggccttcttcacagcagcagcacccaacctccatggaggatgtttctcgtgcccctggctacacttaaagggggtatactttgcggtgctttaccgtccgcccatcagcacccatagtcggccttattcacagcagcaacacccaacctccatggaggatgtttctcgtgcccctggctacacttaaagggggtatactttgcggtgctttaccgtccgcccatcagcacccatagtcggccttattcacagcagcaacacccaacctccagtggaggatgttatcatgcccctggcaacactggtaaacactggtaacatatgtctagccgctgacaggaacttgacatcggaacttgacatcgcatttccattgagcggactcccgtacatgggaagggcaagtcccacggtacctccgttcataaggctgacatttgccttacacttaaagggggtctactttgcggtgctttaccgtccgcccatcggcacccatagtcggccttattcacagcagcaacacccaacctccagtggaggatgttatcatgcctctggcaacactggtaaacactggtaacatatgtctagccgctgacaggaacttgacatcggaacttgacatcgcatttccattgagcggactcccgtacatgggaagggcaagtcccacggtacctccgttcataaggctgacatttgccttacagcAGTACACAGGGAAGGGGGCTCCTGACTTAAGGAGAAATACActgaggtttgtgtgccctgatgaacctgggggctgtgttgtctggaaccttgtgttcctggtagggtctcccatggcaaattggtctcaggcaaggggccagactaagattggttcaaaagacctcatgaaagacgacacaagaagtgaggatacctggcccggaggaagcccggggtccccttctggagccaggcccaaaaggaggactcgtcggcgagcgtctggtggccgggcttgccatggagcccggccgggcccagcccgaaaaggcaacgtgggcaatacctctgcttctccgtcccgcaggcccaccacctacgggaaacagcgatggggtcgggtgcgctgccagaagggtggcagtgaaagcggagggtctccaCGGACC
It encodes the following:
- the LOC139433454 gene encoding uncharacterized protein translates to MTLHWSCIYGHRPGVYSNMTNAEVRKADTTGTAFGYLVHVSNHKTANAFGEAQLYLTVEEFGWMKRWLEIKGTLTCTQSRYFLYTEGKNPFRKLAYSLRLAWADVGLRSPINFTDLRTVHADNAKRFQDKGNRQRVSDFMCHNTATADKFYANNPSLKEAADIRLLFTQSLQAAAAASTAAAAAGNEDTFAGIDIDSDNSGEEHSPAPYQDSLPRHVPKRDQSLAEHNPSDMGEERVPYSAPTSPTVASDQLVNMQCVVVISPLVNTLYPV